TCCATGCAAGTGTATTTTTTCGCCACCCTGCGCGATATTGTGGGAGGGAAGACAGTCGAGGTTCCCATCACCGAACCCATCACCGTCGAGGCGTTGCTGGAGGCCTTGTTCCAGCGATATCCCCTCTTGCGCTCCGCCCTGCTGGACGACCAGGGCCAACTTTACCCCCAGGTGCACGTGCTCGTCAACGGGCGGGATGTGCAGTAC
The Anaerolineae bacterium DNA segment above includes these coding regions:
- a CDS encoding MoaD/ThiS family protein; this translates as MYFFATLRDIVGGKTVEVPITEPITVEALLEALFQRYPLLRSALLDDQGQLYPQVHVLVNGRDVQYLEEGLQTRITDQDTVSIFPAVGGG